The proteins below are encoded in one region of Synechococcus sp. MW101C3:
- a CDS encoding cytochrome B6: protein MDDFASIAMGIALYLGLVAGGLVTAFALTTVLRGIKLI from the coding sequence GTGGACGATTTCGCATCCATCGCCATGGGCATTGCGCTGTATCTGGGTCTCGTGGCTGGTGGTCTGGTCACCGCCTTCGCGCTTACCACCGTGCTGCGCGGCATCAAGCTGATCTGA
- a CDS encoding B12-binding domain-containing radical SAM protein, whose protein sequence is MRALLIYPEFPKTFWSYEKILELVNRKVLLPPLGMVTVAALLPQHWEFKLADRNVREVTEAEWAWAELVIISGMIVQKADMATQIAKAKQRGLPVAVGGPFASSTPDAPELDLADFKVLDEGEITLPMFIEAIESGASSGRFSSNGEKPDVTGTPIPRFDLLELDAYDSMSVQFSRGCPFQCEFCDIIVLYGRKPRTKTPEQLIAELQFLYDLGWRRSIFLVDDNFIGNKRNAKLLLPALKQWQIEHDYPFSFATEASVDLASDEEMMQMMAESRFDSVFLGIETPDEASLETARKLQNTRSSLEESVDRITSYGIRVMAGFIIGFDGEKTGAGQRIVEFVTRTGIPAAMMGMLQALPNTGLWHRLEKEGRLIQDKAAAKGVNQTNLLNFVPTRPIRDIANEYVDAFCALYEPNAYMDRVHSYYLKVGAPRWHQFLRPSTGLPKLPAMSDVRALSIVVWRQGIRRNTRTRFWRYMLDIARRNPSQLEQFLVVLAHNEHFLEYRSVVTMEIQEQLKTLPPELPPATSVEKELQPA, encoded by the coding sequence ATGCGCGCCCTGCTCATCTACCCGGAATTTCCCAAGACCTTCTGGAGCTACGAGAAGATCCTCGAGCTCGTCAACCGGAAGGTTCTGCTTCCCCCACTCGGCATGGTGACTGTGGCGGCCCTGTTGCCGCAGCACTGGGAGTTCAAGCTGGCCGACCGCAACGTGCGCGAGGTGACCGAGGCGGAGTGGGCCTGGGCCGAGCTGGTGATCATCTCGGGGATGATCGTGCAGAAGGCCGACATGGCCACCCAGATTGCCAAAGCCAAGCAGCGGGGCCTGCCGGTGGCCGTGGGCGGCCCCTTCGCCAGCTCCACACCCGACGCACCTGAGCTCGATCTCGCCGACTTCAAGGTGCTTGACGAGGGGGAGATCACCCTGCCGATGTTCATCGAGGCGATCGAAAGCGGCGCCTCCAGTGGCCGGTTCAGCTCCAACGGCGAGAAGCCGGATGTGACCGGCACGCCGATCCCTCGCTTTGACCTGCTTGAGCTGGATGCTTACGACTCCATGTCGGTGCAGTTCTCGCGGGGCTGCCCATTCCAATGCGAGTTCTGCGACATCATCGTGCTGTATGGGCGCAAGCCACGCACCAAGACCCCGGAACAACTGATCGCCGAACTTCAGTTCCTCTACGACCTGGGCTGGCGGCGTTCGATCTTCCTGGTGGATGACAACTTCATCGGCAACAAACGCAACGCCAAATTGTTGCTGCCTGCACTCAAGCAGTGGCAGATCGAACACGACTACCCCTTCAGCTTTGCCACTGAAGCCTCTGTCGATCTCGCCTCCGACGAGGAGATGATGCAGATGATGGCGGAGAGCCGCTTCGACAGCGTGTTCCTGGGCATCGAAACACCGGACGAAGCCAGCCTTGAAACGGCGCGAAAACTCCAGAACACCCGGAGTTCCCTGGAGGAGTCCGTCGACAGGATCACCTCGTATGGCATCCGGGTGATGGCTGGCTTCATCATCGGTTTCGATGGTGAAAAGACCGGTGCCGGCCAGCGCATCGTGGAGTTCGTGACTCGCACCGGTATCCCCGCCGCGATGATGGGCATGCTCCAGGCCCTGCCGAACACCGGGCTGTGGCACCGGCTGGAGAAGGAAGGCCGTCTGATTCAGGACAAAGCCGCCGCCAAGGGCGTGAACCAGACAAACCTGCTCAACTTCGTGCCCACCCGGCCGATCCGTGACATCGCCAATGAATACGTCGATGCGTTCTGCGCGCTCTACGAGCCCAATGCCTACATGGACCGGGTGCACAGCTACTACCTCAAGGTAGGGGCGCCGCGCTGGCATCAGTTCCTGCGACCGTCGACAGGGTTGCCCAAACTTCCCGCCATGAGTGACGTGCGCGCCCTGAGCATCGTGGTGTGGAGGCAAGGCATCAGGCGCAACACCCGCACCCGCTTCTGGCGCTACATGCTCGACATCGCCCGTCGCAATCCGAGCCAGCTTGAGCAGTTCCTGGTGGTGCTGGCCCACAACGAGCACTTCCTGGAATATCGCAGCGTGGTGACGATGGAGATCCAGGAGCAGCTCAAGACACTGCCGCCCGAACTCCCTCCCGCCACCAGCGTGGAGAAGGAGCTGCAGCCCGCCTGA
- a CDS encoding GNAT family N-acetyltransferase, translating to MAELETRWHPSTAGLSEIQWQELCGAAGIPFFSWRWLHGLEASGSIVPRQGWQPCHLGVWRGDALVALAPLYLKGHSYGEFVFDQSFAQLAGQMGLRYYPKLVGMSPVSPVQGYRFHMAPGEDEAALTRLMLEEIDHFCREQRLLSCNLLYVDPSWQPLAEAAGWATWLNQQSLWSNPGFASFDDYLLGFNANQRRNIRRERRAVADAGLTVSPLVGEEIPAVMLARMHGFYEQHCARWGAWGSKYLTEEFFRYAAEHLRHDLVLFSAHRGDPLVPVAMSLCVRSQEGLWGRYWGSNEEIENLHFDVCYYAPIEWAIGQGLRWFDPGAGGSHKRRRGFVAQPRASLHRWSDPRFDRLVRQWLPQANAQLLEEIEAVNAELPFCRRELPLAAA from the coding sequence ATGGCTGAACTTGAGACCCGCTGGCACCCCTCCACGGCCGGGCTCAGCGAAATCCAGTGGCAGGAACTCTGCGGCGCTGCCGGGATCCCGTTCTTCAGCTGGCGCTGGCTGCATGGTCTGGAGGCCTCCGGCAGCATCGTTCCCCGTCAAGGATGGCAACCCTGCCACCTGGGGGTGTGGCGCGGCGACGCGCTGGTGGCCCTGGCGCCGCTCTACCTGAAGGGCCACAGCTACGGGGAGTTCGTTTTCGATCAATCCTTCGCGCAGCTCGCAGGACAGATGGGCCTGCGCTACTACCCCAAGCTGGTGGGGATGAGCCCGGTGAGCCCGGTGCAGGGGTACCGCTTTCACATGGCCCCCGGCGAAGACGAGGCCGCGCTCACCCGCCTGATGCTCGAGGAGATCGATCACTTCTGCCGGGAGCAGCGGCTGTTGAGCTGCAACCTGCTGTACGTCGATCCGAGCTGGCAACCGCTGGCGGAGGCCGCGGGCTGGGCCACCTGGCTCAACCAGCAGAGCCTCTGGAGCAACCCCGGTTTCGCCAGCTTCGACGACTATCTGCTCGGCTTCAATGCCAACCAGCGGCGCAACATCCGCCGTGAGCGCCGCGCCGTTGCAGACGCCGGCCTCACGGTGAGCCCACTGGTGGGGGAGGAGATCCCGGCAGTGATGCTGGCGCGCATGCATGGCTTCTATGAGCAGCACTGCGCCCGCTGGGGGGCCTGGGGCAGCAAATACCTCACCGAGGAGTTCTTCCGCTACGCGGCCGAACACCTCCGCCACGACCTTGTCCTGTTCAGCGCCCACCGCGGCGATCCGCTGGTGCCGGTGGCGATGTCCCTGTGCGTGCGCAGTCAGGAAGGGCTGTGGGGCCGCTACTGGGGCAGCAACGAGGAGATCGAGAACCTGCACTTCGATGTCTGCTACTACGCCCCGATCGAGTGGGCGATCGGTCAGGGTCTGCGCTGGTTCGATCCCGGTGCGGGCGGCAGCCACAAGCGCCGCCGCGGCTTCGTGGCTCAGCCGCGGGCCAGCCTGCACCGCTGGAGCGACCCCCGCTTCGACCGCCTCGTGCGCCAGTGGCTGCCGCAGGCCAACGCCCAGCTGCTGGAGGAGATCGAAGCCGTCAACGCGGAGCTGCCGTTCTGTCGGCGGGAGTTGCCCCTGGCAGCGGCCTGA
- a CDS encoding undecaprenyl-diphosphate phosphatase: MPPVLPSQAPGLLEACWQALVLGVVQGLTEFLPISSTAHLKVVPVLLGWGDPGVAVTAVIQLGSITAVVLYFRRDLLDVGVGMSRAFRHGQWRDPSARLGLAMAVGTLPIVAAGSAIKRFWSGYETSVLRSIPSIAIVSIVMALLLACAEVVGRRRKELPQVRPIDGLVVGLAQMLAIIPGVSRSGSTLTASLFDGWQRPAAARFSFLLGIPAITLAGLVELKSAFAASASLGPLPLLVGILSAAVVSWLAIAWLLRFLQAHSTWVFVAYRLVFGVALLVWARQAAPALLN, from the coding sequence ATGCCTCCTGTCCTTCCGTCCCAGGCACCGGGACTGCTGGAGGCCTGCTGGCAGGCCCTTGTGCTGGGTGTGGTCCAGGGACTGACCGAATTCCTGCCGATCAGCAGCACCGCCCACCTCAAGGTCGTGCCCGTGCTGCTGGGTTGGGGTGATCCCGGCGTCGCCGTCACGGCCGTGATCCAGCTCGGCAGCATTACCGCCGTGGTGCTCTACTTTCGCCGCGATCTGCTGGATGTGGGGGTGGGGATGTCCCGGGCCTTCCGCCATGGGCAATGGCGTGATCCGTCCGCCCGACTTGGACTGGCCATGGCCGTTGGAACCTTGCCGATCGTGGCCGCCGGCAGCGCCATCAAGCGCTTCTGGAGCGGCTACGAAACCTCCGTGCTGCGCAGCATCCCCTCGATTGCGATCGTCTCGATCGTGATGGCGCTGTTGCTGGCCTGTGCCGAAGTGGTCGGCCGTCGCCGCAAGGAACTGCCCCAGGTGCGTCCCATTGATGGCCTGGTGGTCGGGCTTGCCCAGATGCTCGCCATCATCCCCGGCGTGTCCCGATCCGGCAGCACCCTCACGGCCTCGCTGTTCGATGGCTGGCAGCGCCCTGCCGCCGCGCGCTTCTCGTTTTTACTCGGCATACCGGCGATCACCCTGGCCGGGCTGGTGGAGCTGAAGTCGGCGTTTGCCGCCAGCGCCTCGCTGGGCCCGCTGCCTTTGCTGGTCGGAATCCTCTCTGCGGCGGTGGTGTCCTGGCTGGCGATCGCCTGGTTGCTCCGTTTCCTTCAGGCCCACAGCACCTGGGTGTTCGTGGCCTACCGGCTTGTTTTCGGCGTCGCATTGCTGGTCTGGGCTCGTCAGGCGGCCCCGGCCTTGCTCAATTGA
- a CDS encoding DUF3120 domain-containing protein: MLVALPVFLQAPWVRLHPTSATAFTTVLLSAGLLLGWRGQGHWRELGGVLVGFSGSWLAGCLFWGWFRLHPAWHLPVEAFAVPIAWAGLSTRWRSAGAFYLASLLGTACTDGAMLLTGVMPLWPQVLQAPAEQAPELLRKAAELVLQPLALIEIATIATGLILLGRRWWPQGASGRVAAAALITTLAVDGIFLGAALLSPHLSGLI; the protein is encoded by the coding sequence ATGCTCGTGGCCCTGCCGGTGTTTCTGCAGGCGCCATGGGTGCGGTTGCATCCCACCAGCGCCACCGCCTTCACAACCGTGCTGCTGAGCGCCGGGCTGTTGCTCGGCTGGCGCGGCCAGGGCCATTGGCGCGAACTGGGCGGCGTGCTGGTGGGCTTCAGCGGCAGCTGGCTGGCTGGTTGTCTGTTCTGGGGGTGGTTCCGTCTGCACCCGGCCTGGCATCTGCCGGTCGAAGCCTTCGCTGTGCCAATCGCCTGGGCCGGACTCTCGACCCGCTGGCGCAGCGCCGGGGCTTTCTACCTCGCCTCCCTGCTGGGAACGGCCTGCACGGATGGCGCCATGCTGCTCACAGGCGTGATGCCCCTCTGGCCCCAGGTGCTTCAGGCACCAGCCGAGCAGGCACCCGAGCTGCTGCGCAAAGCCGCGGAGCTCGTGTTGCAGCCGCTGGCGCTGATCGAAATCGCCACGATCGCCACCGGGCTGATCCTGCTTGGGCGGCGCTGGTGGCCGCAGGGAGCCAGTGGTCGGGTGGCGGCAGCCGCCTTGATCACCACCCTCGCGGTTGATGGGATTTTCCTGGGTGCAGCGCTGTTGAGCCCGCACCTGAGCGGACTGATCTGA
- the nadB gene encoding L-aspartate oxidase, translating into MACLELPSELRVLLLSKERGPRSASRWAQGGIAAVTRPEDSFASHREDTLKAGAGLCDPAAVELLVHEAPRCVERLLQLGMDFDRDGASLSTTLEAAHSHRRVLHAQDRTGGALVDALERAVERRALLVRCQGVMALQLWVEAGRCQGLQVLEGDQVRWLRAGAVVLASGGGGHLFEKTTNPSQATGDGVGMAWRAGAQVRDLEFVQFHPTALMLPGAPHFLISEAVRGEGAKLLDRQGRSPVRALAGGDLAPRDQVSRALVRTMHEQGVDHLWLDLRPIGGARMEKQFPTILARCRQLGLEPADAPIPIAPAAHYWMGGVSTDLNAATSLPGLYAVGEVACTGVHGANRLASNSLMECLVFARQLSRIQLNDTFTAPRPATARSGAPGAMLFSSPVGSFGGNGAGPTGMSPGLSRGVSAETIAAQVASLRRRCWRVAGVERRGTALRQGLAAIQEQRSAMERLALLAEVAQLAPSDQLELPADQLGLIRPLQDLLRQLELGELLMEAALFRTESRGGHFRTDCPGSQPFWQRHTVQQQGQTISTAPLEKALALGS; encoded by the coding sequence ATGGCCTGCCTGGAGCTGCCGAGTGAACTGAGGGTGCTGCTGCTCAGCAAAGAGCGGGGCCCGCGCTCGGCCAGCCGCTGGGCGCAGGGGGGTATCGCCGCCGTGACACGCCCCGAGGACAGCTTTGCCAGCCACCGGGAGGACACACTCAAGGCCGGTGCAGGGCTCTGTGATCCTGCGGCCGTGGAGTTGCTCGTTCATGAAGCCCCCCGCTGCGTGGAGCGCTTGCTCCAGCTGGGGATGGATTTTGATCGGGATGGCGCCAGCCTCAGCACAACACTTGAAGCAGCCCACAGCCATCGCCGCGTGCTGCACGCCCAGGACCGTACCGGCGGCGCCCTGGTGGATGCGTTGGAGCGGGCGGTTGAGCGGCGTGCCCTGCTGGTGCGTTGCCAGGGGGTGATGGCGCTGCAGCTCTGGGTCGAAGCCGGCCGTTGCCAGGGGCTGCAGGTGCTGGAGGGCGACCAGGTGCGCTGGCTGCGTGCAGGGGCCGTGGTGTTGGCCAGTGGCGGCGGCGGACATCTGTTCGAGAAAACCACCAATCCCAGCCAGGCCACCGGCGACGGCGTGGGCATGGCCTGGAGGGCGGGAGCCCAGGTGCGTGACCTGGAGTTCGTTCAGTTCCACCCCACGGCGCTGATGCTCCCCGGCGCTCCTCACTTCCTGATCTCTGAGGCCGTGCGGGGTGAAGGCGCCAAGCTGCTCGACAGGCAGGGCCGCAGCCCGGTGCGCGCCCTGGCGGGCGGGGATCTGGCGCCTCGCGACCAGGTCAGCCGGGCGCTGGTGCGCACGATGCACGAGCAAGGTGTGGACCACCTCTGGCTCGATCTGCGCCCCATCGGCGGCGCACGGATGGAGAAGCAGTTCCCCACGATCCTGGCCCGTTGCCGCCAACTGGGCCTTGAGCCGGCCGATGCACCGATCCCGATCGCTCCCGCGGCCCACTACTGGATGGGAGGCGTCAGCACTGACCTCAACGCCGCCACCAGCCTTCCTGGCCTGTATGCCGTGGGGGAAGTGGCCTGTACGGGAGTGCATGGGGCCAACCGACTCGCGAGCAACTCGCTGATGGAATGTCTGGTGTTCGCCCGCCAGTTGAGCCGGATCCAGCTGAACGACACCTTCACGGCACCGCGCCCTGCTACTGCACGAAGTGGAGCTCCGGGGGCGATGTTGTTCTCCAGCCCTGTGGGAAGCTTCGGGGGCAACGGGGCCGGGCCCACCGGCATGAGCCCCGGGCTCAGCCGCGGTGTGAGCGCTGAAACGATTGCCGCTCAGGTGGCGTCGCTGCGACGCCGCTGTTGGCGGGTGGCCGGCGTTGAGCGACGCGGCACGGCCCTGCGTCAGGGCCTGGCGGCGATCCAGGAGCAACGCAGCGCGATGGAGAGGCTGGCTCTGCTGGCCGAGGTGGCGCAGCTGGCGCCTTCAGATCAGCTGGAACTTCCCGCTGATCAGCTGGGGCTGATCCGACCGCTGCAGGATCTGCTGCGGCAGCTGGAACTGGGAGAGCTGTTGATGGAGGCCGCCCTCTTTCGCACCGAAAGCAGGGGGGGGCATTTCCGCACCGATTGCCCCGGCTCCCAACCCTTCTGGCAACGCCACACCGTGCAGCAGCAGGGGCAGACAATCAGCACGGCGCCACTGGAGAAGGCCTTGGCCCTTGGCTCCTAG
- a CDS encoding DUF4346 domain-containing protein — translation MNTLLSERDSLDERLSQRSIALDPAGYFLIKVDAVAGELVAEHYSNGIDDRGLATDPDTGEVLSCRGNGSRTPVATYRGRSAKELGIRLTESTEPLPLSRLDHALYIGRELQKAEACLHSGLPYVQD, via the coding sequence ATGAACACTCTCCTCAGCGAGCGTGACAGCCTCGATGAACGGCTGTCGCAGCGCTCCATCGCCCTCGATCCCGCCGGTTACTTCCTGATCAAGGTGGATGCCGTGGCCGGTGAGTTGGTGGCCGAGCACTACAGCAACGGCATCGATGATCGCGGCCTCGCCACCGACCCCGACACCGGTGAGGTGCTGAGCTGCCGCGGCAACGGGTCACGCACGCCAGTGGCCACCTACCGGGGCCGGAGCGCCAAGGAACTCGGCATCCGGCTCACTGAAAGCACGGAACCGTTGCCGCTCAGTCGCCTCGACCACGCCCTCTATATCGGGCGCGAACTGCAGAAGGCGGAAGCCTGCCTCCACAGCGGGCTTCCGTATGTTCAGGATTGA
- a CDS encoding MFS transporter has protein sequence MKGWIRRHQRTTFLIASGVSTAGSFAGLTAKAWILMDGTRNPLLLAINFAALALPSLLVSGPAGVLTDRLGSERILVLSQWGLVGGAALGAITIPLLTGTAQVALLMLSTLVVGLASAFELTARQKYCALLVEEPQQLAPYLTSFAVVFNVGKLVGPPVGGMLLALSGPAVTLTIDAASYLLPIATVVWLLAPHREAEQRSGGGSASSLGTAWRECGSPLRHVLVFTGLACLAVFFHPGLAPLIAAEVLGPSPQDLGLFTSVLAAGSISGGLLLQRHSAWLSRRPSLLLGGATLLTALGQLLMAAPLGSGFHLLTTFLIGAGTACLLAGSSLITQVAAPVVLRGRMAGLAQIAFLGGGGLSGLLAAALSLRVGLPATFALMGSVGLTLAVLELARGRGRLLLLEA, from the coding sequence TTGAAGGGCTGGATCCGGCGGCATCAACGCACCACCTTTCTGATCGCTTCAGGGGTGAGCACGGCCGGATCCTTCGCCGGCCTCACGGCCAAGGCCTGGATCCTGATGGACGGCACGCGCAACCCTCTGCTGCTGGCCATCAATTTCGCGGCGCTGGCCCTGCCCAGCCTGCTGGTGAGCGGCCCGGCCGGGGTGCTCACCGACCGCCTCGGCAGTGAGCGGATCCTGGTGCTGTCCCAGTGGGGGCTGGTGGGCGGCGCTGCCCTCGGGGCGATCACCATTCCCCTGCTGACCGGCACGGCCCAGGTGGCGCTGTTGATGCTGAGCACGCTCGTGGTGGGGCTCGCCAGCGCCTTTGAGCTCACGGCGCGCCAGAAGTACTGCGCCCTGCTGGTGGAGGAGCCACAGCAGCTGGCCCCTTATCTGACCAGTTTCGCGGTGGTGTTCAACGTGGGGAAGCTGGTGGGTCCTCCGGTGGGAGGGATGTTGCTCGCCCTGAGCGGCCCGGCGGTCACGCTCACGATTGATGCCGCGTCCTATCTGTTGCCGATCGCCACGGTGGTGTGGCTACTGGCGCCGCACCGGGAAGCGGAGCAGCGCAGTGGCGGTGGTTCGGCCTCCAGCCTGGGAACCGCCTGGCGGGAGTGCGGGTCGCCGCTGCGCCACGTGCTCGTGTTCACCGGCCTGGCATGCCTGGCGGTGTTCTTCCATCCGGGGCTGGCCCCGTTGATCGCCGCGGAGGTGCTCGGGCCCAGCCCGCAGGACCTCGGCCTGTTCACCAGCGTGCTGGCGGCCGGCAGCATCAGTGGAGGATTGCTGCTGCAGCGCCACAGCGCCTGGCTCAGCCGCCGCCCTTCCCTGCTGCTGGGTGGCGCCACACTGCTCACGGCCCTGGGCCAATTGCTGATGGCCGCGCCGTTGGGCAGCGGCTTCCACCTGCTCACCACCTTCCTGATCGGTGCCGGTACCGCCTGCCTGCTGGCAGGGAGCAGCCTGATCACGCAGGTGGCTGCCCCGGTGGTGCTGCGCGGCCGCATGGCCGGGCTGGCTCAGATCGCCTTTCTTGGGGGTGGGGGCCTGAGCGGCCTGTTGGCCGCGGCCCTCAGCCTGCGGGTGGGACTGCCCGCCACATTCGCCCTGATGGGGTCGGTGGGACTCACACTTGCCGTGCTGGAACTGGCCCGAGGTCGGGGACGGCTGCTGCTCCTGGAGGCCTGA
- the psbU gene encoding photosystem II complex extrinsic protein PsbU has product MKRVVAWLMSGVLLAGLLMAMALPPAAFADAPRNVADDKIAAAVGKVDLNNSPVRSFQQFPGMYPTLAGKIVLGGPYESIDDVLSLDLTERQKELFEKYRDNFTITPPSIALNEGFDRINNGVYR; this is encoded by the coding sequence ATGAAACGGGTGGTTGCCTGGCTGATGAGTGGTGTGCTTCTTGCGGGCCTGCTGATGGCCATGGCTCTGCCCCCTGCGGCCTTCGCTGATGCCCCGCGCAACGTGGCGGACGACAAGATCGCCGCTGCCGTCGGGAAGGTGGACCTCAACAACTCTCCGGTCCGTAGCTTCCAGCAATTCCCTGGGATGTACCCCACGCTGGCCGGCAAGATCGTGCTGGGCGGCCCTTACGAATCCATTGACGACGTGCTCAGCCTTGACCTCACGGAGCGCCAGAAGGAGCTGTTTGAGAAGTACCGCGATAACTTCACGATCACTCCTCCTTCCATTGCCCTCAACGAAGGCTTTGACCGCATCAACAATGGTGTCTACCGCTGA
- the rimO gene encoding 30S ribosomal protein S12 methylthiotransferase RimO, with the protein MRQAAVRAGIDSSLVGSAPSLAPDSPAGAPVEASRPPTVAFAHLGCEKNRVDTEHMLGLLAEAGYGVSADESEASVVVVNTCSFIQDAREESVRTLVELAEQGKELIIAGCLAQHFQEELLDALPEARAIVGTGDYQHIVEVLRRVEAGERVNRVSATPTFVADEHLPRYRTTSEAVAYLKVAEGCDYRCAFCIIPKLRGDQRSRTIESIVAEAQQLAAQGVKELILISQITTNYGLDLYGRPQLAELLRALGEVEIPWIRVHYAYPTGLTPPVLAAYREVANVLPYLDLPLQHSHPDVLRAMNRPWQANVNGDLLDRIRELLPEAVLRTTFIVGFPGETEEHFEHLLHFVTTQRFDHVGVFTFSPEEGTAAADLPDAVPAAVAQERRNRLMEAQQPIAAERNGAWVGRIVDVLIEQENPATGELIGRCARFAPDVDGDVRVKPGEGGLTASPGQMVPVRITAAHPYDLEGEVVGSAAMVLQARASRGSSD; encoded by the coding sequence ATGCGCCAAGCCGCCGTCAGGGCCGGCATCGATTCCTCGCTGGTCGGTTCCGCCCCTTCCCTCGCTCCGGATTCGCCGGCCGGCGCTCCTGTGGAGGCCAGCCGTCCGCCCACCGTGGCCTTCGCGCACCTCGGCTGCGAAAAGAACCGGGTGGACACCGAGCACATGCTCGGCCTGCTGGCAGAAGCCGGCTATGGCGTCAGCGCCGATGAGAGCGAGGCCTCGGTGGTGGTGGTGAACACCTGCAGCTTCATCCAGGACGCCCGCGAAGAATCAGTACGCACCCTGGTGGAGCTGGCCGAGCAGGGCAAGGAGCTGATCATCGCGGGCTGTCTGGCCCAGCACTTCCAGGAGGAACTGCTGGATGCCCTGCCGGAAGCCAGGGCAATCGTGGGCACCGGCGACTATCAGCACATCGTGGAGGTGCTGCGGCGAGTGGAGGCAGGCGAACGGGTGAACCGGGTAAGTGCCACCCCCACCTTTGTGGCCGATGAGCACCTACCCCGGTATCGCACCACCTCGGAGGCGGTGGCTTACCTGAAGGTGGCCGAAGGCTGCGACTACCGCTGCGCCTTCTGCATCATTCCCAAGCTGCGCGGCGATCAGCGCTCCCGCACGATCGAGTCGATCGTGGCGGAAGCGCAGCAACTGGCGGCTCAGGGGGTGAAGGAGCTGATCCTGATCAGCCAGATCACCACCAATTACGGCCTCGACCTCTACGGGCGTCCGCAGCTGGCGGAGCTGCTGCGCGCCCTCGGCGAGGTGGAGATTCCCTGGATCCGCGTGCACTACGCCTACCCCACGGGCCTGACGCCCCCGGTGCTCGCCGCCTACCGGGAAGTGGCCAACGTGCTGCCCTACCTGGATCTACCCCTGCAGCACAGCCATCCGGACGTGCTCCGAGCCATGAACCGCCCCTGGCAGGCCAACGTGAACGGCGACCTGCTGGATCGCATCCGCGAGCTGCTGCCCGAGGCGGTGCTGCGCACCACCTTCATCGTGGGCTTCCCAGGCGAAACCGAGGAGCACTTCGAGCACCTGCTCCACTTCGTGACCACGCAGCGCTTCGATCACGTGGGGGTGTTCACCTTTTCGCCCGAGGAGGGAACGGCGGCCGCCGATCTGCCCGATGCCGTGCCCGCCGCCGTGGCCCAGGAGCGCCGCAACCGGCTGATGGAAGCGCAGCAGCCGATCGCCGCCGAACGCAACGGCGCCTGGGTGGGGAGGATCGTCGATGTGCTGATCGAGCAGGAGAACCCTGCCACCGGCGAACTGATCGGCCGCTGCGCCCGCTTCGCGCCCGATGTGGATGGCGATGTGCGGGTGAAGCCGGGCGAGGGCGGCCTGACCGCCTCCCCGGGCCAGATGGTGCCGGTGCGGATCACCGCGGCCCATCCCTACGACCTGGAAGGGGAAGTGGTGGGCTCGGCGGCAATGGTGCTTCAGGCCCGAGCCTCGCGCGGAAGCAGCGATTGA
- a CDS encoding vitamin K epoxide reductase family protein: MTPSRLTSRLSSRRRGEAGSRWARVAIAVLATVGVIDTGAITLKRWGLIGPLSCPGGGDGCDKVLSSVWGSLFGQPLSLFGFLAYAALLLLAVVPLVVRGERGSDLQSRSWWGLFLLSGAMSVFSLVLMGLLIFKIQAFCFFCVLSALLSVSALVLSLIGGDWEDPGQLVFRGVLVLLVVGLAGLGWAASVDRPAALSTQGMPPEVVRPSTAATIALAKHLKAEGAVMYSAYWCPHCHEQKELFGKEATKSLTIIECAPDGANSQTALCKEKNVQGFPSWEIRGQITSGVKPLAGLANASGYTGPTDF, encoded by the coding sequence TTGACCCCCTCCCGTCTTACCAGCCGACTCAGTAGCCGTCGCCGCGGTGAAGCCGGCAGCCGCTGGGCGCGGGTGGCCATTGCCGTGCTGGCCACGGTCGGTGTGATTGATACCGGTGCCATCACCCTCAAGCGCTGGGGCCTGATCGGCCCCCTCAGCTGTCCTGGGGGTGGGGATGGCTGCGACAAGGTGCTCAGCAGCGTCTGGGGCAGCCTGTTCGGCCAACCCCTCTCCCTGTTCGGTTTTCTGGCCTACGCGGCCTTGCTGCTGCTGGCGGTGGTGCCGCTGGTGGTGCGCGGCGAGCGTGGCAGCGACCTGCAGAGCCGCAGCTGGTGGGGCCTGTTCCTGCTGAGCGGCGCCATGTCGGTGTTCAGCCTCGTGCTGATGGGCCTGCTGATCTTCAAGATCCAGGCCTTCTGTTTCTTCTGCGTGCTCTCCGCGCTGCTGAGTGTTTCAGCCTTGGTGCTCAGCCTGATCGGTGGTGATTGGGAGGATCCTGGCCAGCTGGTGTTCCGCGGTGTGCTGGTGCTGCTGGTGGTGGGTCTGGCGGGCCTCGGCTGGGCCGCCTCCGTCGACCGTCCGGCTGCCCTCAGCACCCAGGGCATGCCCCCCGAAGTGGTCAGGCCCAGCACGGCGGCCACAATCGCCCTCGCCAAGCACCTGAAGGCGGAGGGAGCGGTGATGTATTCGGCCTATTGGTGCCCCCACTGCCACGAGCAGAAGGAGCTGTTCGGCAAGGAGGCGACCAAATCGCTCACCATCATTGAGTGCGCCCCCGATGGCGCCAACAGCCAGACCGCCCTCTGCAAGGAGAAGAACGTGCAGGGCTTCCCCTCCTGGGAGATCCGCGGCCAGATCACATCCGGCGTGAAGCCGCTCGCCGGCCTTGCCAATGCCTCTGGCTACACCGGACCGACTGACTTTTGA